Part of the Virgibacillus natechei genome is shown below.
CTCCCAATTCATCTTCCAGTACGTACTCTTGGAGCGAATATTAGGGTTTCTCATTTCATTCCATTCAACTGCAGACGTATGTATCGTCGCATGTTCAAACACGGATGCATATGTATCTCCAGACTTTTTGGTTAATCCACACGCATGATCAAAATGTAAATGTGTCATTAATACGCTATCTATATCATTCACTGTTAAGCCAACTTCTTCTAATGATTTTTCAATCGAAGACTGTTCACGCACGCCAAAATTGCGTAATTGCTTATCCGTTAACTTATCATTCCCCATTCCAGAATCAATTAGAAAGTTTTTCCCATCCAACTGTAATAAAATTGGATCCGTCCGTAATTCAATTTGGTTTTTTTCATTATATGGGTATTTTTTGCTCCACAATGCTTTTGGTACCACACCGAACATTGCTCCGCCATCGAGGAAATTATCCCCACCATTCAACCATGTTAAACTCGCTCTTCCAACTTGCAGTTTCTCCATCTGTCATTCCCCCTATTGTATTTAAATTAGAATCTTATCGTAAGTATTATTGCTCTTAAATCTTCATAGTTGATATAAAAGACGACGTAACTTGAAATGAAGGATGATATCTTTTAACCCGCTGCGGAAATCAACCTGGTAGTTGCGTCGTCTTCTATAGATTTGCGTAAAAACAGCAATTCTTTTCGGTGGGACGAGTAACCATAGTCCCAATCTTTTAGAAAATAGCCTTAAGTTAAGTGTAGCTAAATCTATAATTTTCTGCAAACGCTATCACTTATTGCAAGATAAATGTAATGATTAGAGTTCCTTGTAGCATACAATTAGGTAGGATGTGAAAACATAAAACGAGTTTGAATAGCAAACTCGTTTTGATGAATTTCATCTAGGAGATGAAGGTAATTAATTACCTTCATCTCTTTCCATACTGAATGAAGCCCTGCAACGATATATAGGTTGTCCTTTTGCAGAAAATTTCTCTTCATATTCTGTCATCACATTCAAAGGATCCTCGTACTCATGTAAATCCAGACGCACTTCCTCTACTATCAGTCCAAATTTAGAGAAACTTACTAATGAGTATTCAAACAATCCTTTATTATCTGTTTTGAAAACAATTTCACCCGTTGGTTCTAGAATTGCTTGGTATTGTTTTAAAAAAGTGTGGAAGGTTAATCTTCTTTTTTCGTGGCGATTCTTTGGCCATGGATCGGAGAAGTTGAGATAGATCGTAGCTACTTCATTATCAGCAAAAATTTCCTGTATATTTTCTGCATTTTCATTTAATAATGCGATATTATCCAATCCTGAATCCAGCACTTTTTGCGCTGCTGTTACGATAACACTTTTTTCAAGTTCGATTCCCACGAAGTTAATATTCGGAAATTGCTTTGCCATCCCGACAATAAACTGACCTTTTCCAGTCCCAATTTCGATATGAACCGGATTGTCATTTCCAAAAATGGACTTCCAATCTCCCTTATTTTCATATGGACTTCCTAGCACAATATGATTATTATTTTCTAAAAAGTCATCTGCCCATGGCTTGTAACGTTGACGCATCGTTTACACCTTTCTTTACTAAAGATTATTCAAACTTAATCAAATCGGTTATCGTTTCTTCCCTTAAATTTTTGTATAGAAATTCAAATAAAACGTAAACTACTAATTGAGGTGATTTCAAATGGCACTTAATGTAAATAGTCAATTAACATTATTACATGATATTTTAGATGAACAAACAGCAGATAGCAATGGCCAAGTTTCTGAATATCAACAAATTAAACGATTAGTTCAGAAAATGACAGCCAATAATAGTATAACCGACGAGCAGTTACTGCAATTACTACCGGAAATTTATAATTACGGAAGACAAGGAGAAATTGCCCAGAATTCACCAGAGCATATTACAACAAACAGGCAAAATATTGAAAATTGGCTACATGCTATACAAAATTCTAATCTAGAATAGAGCTACCAATATATGCATTAAGTTCCTGAATATTTTTTAGTCTTTCCAGTTTTTTTTCATTTTCATTACGCTCACTATGCCAACTAAAATAGTGGAGGGCATCTAACAAAAGATACCAGTACATTCGTTCAATCAAATGTTCATCATTGTCAGCCCCGTATTTTTTCAGCCATTCATTCCAATCTTTATTTGGAATATAGGATTTCATTACCATACCAAAGTCTGTAACGGGGTCAGCAATGATGGCATTATCCCAATCAATTAAATATAAATGTCCTTTATTTGTTAGCAATAAATTATTATGGTTTAAATCACCATGACAAACCACTTGTCTTTGTTCTCTTGTTGTAGGTAACAACCGTTCTAGATACGTTAAAGCAATTTGAATATCATCATAGGTTTTTAGGAGTTCCGTAGAATATATACGTTCCTTTATTTCATAAAAGCTGTCATCTGAGGTGACGGGTTTCTTCCCTAGACGCATAAGCATGTGCAATAATTCAGAGGAATGATGAATTTTACGTAATATATCAGCTACCTGATGATGCTGCATTTCAAATGGTTTTAATTCTCTTCCTTCCATCCATTCCTGGGCAGTAATCACGTCACCATTTTCCATTCGTTTTGTCCAAACGAGTTTTGGTACAATCCCTTCTGCTGATAACACAGCTAGAAATGGAGATGAATTCCGTTTAAGAAATAATCGCTTATCTTTCTTTTTGGCAAAATAAGCATCACCAGTTAATCCGCCAGCCGGGGTAACCTCCCAGCCCTTCCCTAATACATTTTCAAACCAATTCACCATAAATTCCTCACATCTTTCAAATTTAACATCCAGATTTATATTCTATAGATAGTAAGCGAAAAACACAACTATATTTCACTGTTTATCATGCACCAGCTTTTCGTACTGCTTTACCAAATATACGGATCTCATCCGATTGCTTAGAAATTTCACTCGTTTGGCATGTACCTGTTTGTCCATCAACCTGATAGTATAATTGTTCATTTGATATAATTTTTAAATGTGTCGCATTCATCAGTTCAATTTCTTTAAAATTTATATGCTTTCCATTAAATACGGATAAGAATAATGCTAGAACCTTCCATTTCGAAATAGAATGGAGAACCAATACTGGAAAAACAGCTGGTTGTATTTTGGCACCTGGGATTATTTTCATGCCACCCCCATAATAAGGATGATTGGCTATCGTTACCATCCAACATTTCGTTATTGTCCGCTTCTTTCCGTTTACTTCTAGTTCCAGATCAATCGGCTTAAATGTCAGCAGAACTTTCAGTAGAGCGATAATATAATTAACGGTCCCAATATGAAATCTATCAAAGAAACCTTTTAATTTAGATTTACTCGCCATTCGTGCGACTTGAGCGTCAAAGCCAAATCCCAAGCTATTTATAAAGAAGCGTTTCTTCCTGTTATCTATTTTAAAATTACCCAACCAATAAGGATGACCGTTCTGAGCGTTAATTATTTGTTGTAAAATTTCGAGTGCATTTCCCTTTATTGCAGAACCTCTAGCAAAATCATTGCCTGATCCACCAGGAATAAAGGATACAGGGATGTTCCTATTTTTAATACCATTCATGACTTCATGCATCGTACCATCGCCGCCTATAACAATAATAGAGGTGACAACAATATCCTCTCTTTTCGTAATACGTTGTGCAATTTCCTCAGCATGTCCGACGTACTTGGTATAATAATAACTACTTTCTATCTCTTGATACAATGTATGTTTTTTAATTCTTGAAAAGATTCGCCTCGAACGGCCCTTACCAGCCTCTGGATTAACAATGAAAATGTACACACGTTAACCCTCATTGCCTATGGTAGGATAGATATCTTCTTCCCATTCCGGGCGTTTAACGGAGATCGTTTGACAGTGCCTCAACAGAATTTCCGTTATTTTTAATTGCCTACTTTTCAATGGAGAAGAAAGATTTCTTTTTTCACGAAACCACGTTTCATAATGATGCTTATCAACAATTTGTGTGTGAAAGGGTTCCGATGAATAAACAATTTTATTAGTTCTGGACAAGATTGTCTTCTGTATAGGAAAGTCATTCTCTTCAAAATGAAGAATGCTTTTTATAAGCTTCTCCGTTCGCTTTAAGGCGATAAGTGGATTCAATATCCTCGTTTGATGTTTACCAGTGTCGATCAACCAGGCTCGTTCATCTCCAGCTATGACAACTGCGTTTGAGTGTTCCTCTACGAGATGAATGATTTCAATACCTATCGGACTTATTAAAATAATATCAGAATCAACCGATGCATTTTTTATCGTAAAAATAGGTTCGTACATGATTAAATATGTATCCGGAAATCGTTGCAGAAAATATTTAAGTATTGGATCTTCATAATAGTACGTATTCATAAATGATCTCTCTGATACGGTAGAAGTAGCCCATTTTAGTTGAAAGTGTAATAGTTTGTCCAAAAAATATTGTTTCAATTTAGCTTCCGTATCCAATGATGAGTGATCGTCATCATGCTTTACTTCTTCGACCGGTTCTTCTTTTTTAAAATAATTCTTTAGCTTGAAAAATCCAGATGTTTTTGTTTCAGGTAATTCTTCTTTTTCTTGTGTGACTTTTTCTGGATTACTCCAATTATGATGGAGCTTTTTCCAATTATCCTGTTTTAATCGAATATATTGGGTAGGGTAACGATACGCATCCCATTCATAGCGGGAAATATAATCCTGCAATTTAATTAACTGAGCCATTCATCTCCCCCCTCTTTAAACGGTACCTAGCTATCATTTCATATTTCACCGTACTACCTGGATGTATTTGATAGAGGACAACTTCTTCCACTTCTATTTGCTTCTTATTTGAAAATCGTTCTTTTAACGCTTCAGGGATTGTGGTTACTGTTTCTCCACTCCACTTCTTTGCCAGCGTTATATGCGGGCGATACGGTCTATTTTCCTTATTAAATCCGACCTTCATTGTACAAGCTTCCACATATTCCTGTAAATGAGCAAGAGACTTTGTTTTATCAACTCCAGCCCATAGAACACGCGGCTTTTTAGGGTTTCCAAATACACCTATACCCCCGACAGCTATTGAAAAAGCTTGTTCATCTTCTATTGTTTTTAGTTCCTCTTTCAATTGACGTAATTTAGTATCGTCAACTTCACCTAAAAATTTTAATGTAATGTGCAAATCCTCAAAATGAGGCCATTGCTTAAAGGATACATCCTTCTTAAGTTCATGCTGCCACTTCGATAAATTTTCCTTTAATGATCCAGGAAGTCGAATGGCTATAAAATAATGAGGATTTTTCGACATGGGAATGCCTCCATTTATTTTTTTAGTGAAAGACAATAATCTAATTCTTGCTCCGTAAGTTCCCTGTAAGTCCCTGTCTTTATAGTATCATCTAAAAAGATCTCTCCCATGCTTAACCGCTTCAAATACATCACCTTTTTGTTAACAGATTCAAACATACGCTTAACCTGGTGGTATTTTCCCTCGGTGATGGTTACTTCAATTTCAGAAACAGTGTCACTTTTAAGGATCGTCAATTTAGCTGGTTTTGCCTTGTAACCATCCCCTAATGTAATTCCTTCTGCAAATTGATCAATATCTTCATCTGTAACGAAACCGTTTATTTTTGCAAAATACACTTTCTCAATATTCTTTTTCGGGGAGACCAATTGATGTGTGAGCTCCCCATCATTTGTAATGAGCAACAAACCTTCTGTATCCTTATCCAATCTACCTACAGGAAAAGCTTTAAAATGATGGAGTTCACTTTTTAGCAGATCGATTACTGTCTTTTCTCGATCGTCTACCGTTGCTGAAATAACCCCTTGTGGTTTATTCATCATGAGATAGATATATTTCTGATAGAACACTACCCTATCCTGAACCTTTATCGTGTCCACGTTTTGCTCAATATGAATACTGCCATCTTTTACAACAGAATCATTGACGGTTACCTGCTTCTTTTTTAACATTGTTTTTACATCTTTTCTACTGCCATGGCCTGTATTTGCTAATAACTTATCAAGGCGCATCATTTGAACCTCCTCCTATCTACGAAAAATTTTATCCAACACACGTACACGATTACCAAGTGTGCGCTCCAATAAAGTTGATTCATAAGCAAGCCATAAATATACGGCGCCCCCAGATCCTACACCTAAAACAAGCATTAGTATAGTTGCCCATCGTTCTGTCTCGTATGGAAGGAACATCCCAAATACTGCCATTACTACCCAGATAACGAGACACATAATACTGACAAAAATAGCGATGAGCATGGTTCTTTTTATTAACTTCCTGAAAGAAAATTGTATTTTTGATTTTATGCGCAAAAGATTTAACGTAACTGCTGTACCAACGGCTAGCGCAGTACCAAATATAGCTCCTTTTGCGCCAAACATATGAATAAGCTGTATATTTAATAATATTTTAACGAGGAGGCCTCCTGTTAAACTGATAACAGCATACTTCTGTTCGTTTATACCCTGTAGTACCGCAGAAGATACAGTAAACAAAGCAAATAGTAACCCAACTGGTGCATACCATCCTAATAAGTTTCCAGTAATCTCAATGTTTCCTAATCCATATAAAGCTCCATAAGCTTCTTCAGATAAGAAGGAAAGGCCTACAACTGCTGGTATTACAAGTACAAGAACTATTTGAAATGCTTGATTTATTTGCTCATATAATTCTTCGTGATTTTTTTGTGTAAATATTTTTGTTAATGCCGGTATGATTGCTAACGATAATCCTGTAGCTAATGTAACCGGTATGATAACGAGTTTATGGCCGTAAAAGTTAATGACAGCGAAAGCTATTTCCCAAATATTACCTTCCCCTCTAGCAACCATCGCTCGTTCAAAGGTAAATTGATCTACTAATTGATACAAGGATGTTGCTAAACCTACTATTATAAATGGCCCCGCATAACTAAATAATTCAATAAACAAGTCTTTTCGAGGTATTTCGTTTGTATACGTTTGCTGCTGTAATCGCTTATCAAGACCTGGCTTTCGTTTCCGCCAGTACCCCCATAAAACAAGTGCAGAAGCTCCTCCACCAATAAAAGCAGCAAATGTTGCAAAACCAACTGCAGTAGAAACCTCACCATCCAGCACAATCATAACAATAAAAGCAGCTGTTAATAAAAACACAATTCGTACCACTTGTTCTACTACCTGTGATACTGCTGTTGGCCCCATAGATTGGTATCCTTGGAAAAATCCTCTGACGATACTCATCGCAGGAATAATGATTAGAGCAAAACTGACCATTCGAATAACAAATGTCACATCTTCTACTGCTATGCTACCTGCGTCCTCATCTGTAATATAATTTCCCGCCAACCATTCAGCACTAAAAAACAGAACTAAAAATGCTAAAAAACCACTAACCATTAAAAGTGAAATTCCAGCTTTAAACATGCGCCTTCCCGTTTCATAGTCACCCATCGCATTATATTTGGAAACAAATTTCGAAACGGCTAAAGGAACACCTATCGTCGAAAGGCTAAGTATTATATTATATGGCGTATAGGCAAAACTATATAACACACCGCCCGTTTCCCCAACTAAAGCATTAAATGGAATGACATAGATCATTCCTAAGAATTTCGATAAAAATGATGCTATTGTCAGCATCATTGCTCCTCTTACCATGTTTGACATTTTCCCACCTGCATCTAAAATCTATTTATACATATCCTATATTTTATCATAGTTAGAGCTTTTACGGATAACGATACTTCTTTCAAAATTTACATGCAGATTTTAATATTGAGCAAATAGCTACTTAATGGTAAAGTAAAACTTCATTCAGTAGGGGGCGACGCACAAATGTTTTTCGATGGGGTGACTAAGTCGTAGTTCCAGGAGAGTCGACTTGCCTGTTAAACTGCGATAAAATTGAATGGAAAGGACTGAGATAATTGTCATATGATGTAATCGTAATTGGTGGTGGTCCATCTGGATTAATGGCCGCTATTGCTGCAGCAGAACATGGTTCAAAAACCATGTTAATTGAAAAAGGGAAGAAATTAGGAAAAAAGTTAGCCATATCTGGCGGTGGACGCTGTAATGTAACAAATCGTTTGCCTCAAGAAGAGATTATTCGACATATACCAGGAAATGGGAAGTTTTTATACAGTCCATTTTCCGTTTTTAATAACTATGACATCATCGATTTTTTTGAAAATATGGGTGTTGGTCTAAAAGAAGAGGATCACGGCAGAATGTTTCCAGAATCCAATTCAGCAAAAACAGTTGTGAATGCACTGATTAATCAATTAGATGAACGAAACGTAGAGCAGCATTTGAATACTACTGTAGAAACAGTAAATTATGGTGAAAAAGAACATATAATTACACTAGCCTCCCAGGAAAAAATCACGACAAAATCGATTGTAATCGCAGTCGGGGGAAAAGCTGTCCCACATACTGGTTCAACAGGTGATGGCTACGCATGGGCTCAAAAAGCAGGACACACCGTAACAGAACTTTACCCAACTGAAGTCGCCCTGACTTCTTCAGAAAGCTTTATTAAAAATAAAAGCTTGCAAGGATTATCTTTAAGGGATGTCTCCTTAACGGTTCTAAATAAAAAGAGCAAACCAATTATTACGCATCAAATGGATATGATATTTACCCATTTTGGAATATCAGGACCTGCCGTTCTACGTTGCTCCCAATTTGTTGTTAAAGAGCTTATGAAGGGTCAAAAACAGGTACCAATAGTATTAGACTCTTTGCCCGATAAGACGGTAGAAAACCTGAATAAGGAAATTTTAGAACAAATGGATCAAAGTCCGAAAAAGGCCATAAAGAATATTTTAAAAGGAATGGTTCCCGAGCGTTTTCTAGAATACATTCTATCCATTAATAAAATAAGTGAAGAGCAAAAAGCTGCAACTATTTCTAAGGAAGCGATTCGTTCTATTGTTCATAACATGAAGCAGTTTAGCTTCTATGTACATGGTTCCTTATCACTTGATAAAGCCTTTGTAACTGGTGGAGGAATATCTATAAAGGAAGTTATTCCAAATACAATGCAATCCAAACTCATGCATGGACTTTATTTTAGTGGTGAAATTTTAGATATACATGGATACACGGGTGGATACAATATCACATCAGCTCTCGTCACTGGTCGCCTCGCTGGAATGAATGCTGCGAAAGAAGTTGTTGCTTATAATGGTATATGATTCCTTGCATTTATTTAACTTCTCGTGTCATCCTAATAGCATTGGGGACATCATAGAAAGGGATGATATTGTAATGCAAAACAATGGAATGATTATACCGATAATTGCTTCAGTCGGTGTAGGTGCAGCAACCTACTACGCAATGACTCAAAACAATCAAAATTTCGGTCAAGCAATGCAAAAAATGATCCCGGTTGTAACACAAATGAATGGTGATGGTAGCGGGATGAATACTGGCACAACAACAATGAATATGAACCCTCCACAAAATGGAATGAGCTAAAAGAATAAGAATATATACTTTCTTATCTTTTTAGAAAACTTGGCATTCGCCAAGCCCTGCCAAAAAAGGCGCACTACACGGTGCGCCTTTTTTTAGAAGATGAATCGATTTCTTAATCGGATTTTTTTAATTTGTATACGTTATTGCAATCTTTATGCTACCGCAGCCCGAATACACTTCGCTCCCCAATTTGGTGTAGGATCGACCGAAGTTGACTATTGACCTACAGAACATAATTGGACTTCTTCCTTATTCTTCGACGCGTATAAGACGTGGCGAACGTAGACGTCCTGCCCCGTTAAACTACGATAAAGAACAAAAGCGTAAGCGCCCGTTTAGCAACGTACAAACTGCGCTCAGCGCTGCGGCTGGTTCAACATTGCCACGTAAAGTGGCGGTTTAGTTGAACTTCCACTGCCGCAATGAGATTAGATGAACTTGACTTATCTCCAATAATGGAGAAAGTCAAAGTGAATCTTATGCTTGGAAAGCGAAAAGGAAACATGCCCCTTCATAGGGGTATGCTGACGCCTGAGCGCAAGCCCGGTTTTATTCGGCCTTCCTTAAGCCTAGGGAGTCGATGTTGACTTTCACCACAAGGGTATAAGTGCGACTTTACTTCTGCCTACGCCTCCGGCTTGGCAATCAGTAAGTCTTCTTTTCACCCACAGGGCATAAGTGCGACTTTACTTCTGCCTACGCCTCCGGCTTGGCAATCAGTAAGTCTTCTTTTCACCCACAGGGCATAAGTGCGACTTTACTTCTGCCTACGCCTCCGGCTTGGCAATCAGTAAGTCTTCTTTATCGTAGTGGAGGAGTGTGAAGTTTGGGGCTGCGCTAAATGCTCGCCCCACCGTAAAAATTTGATAGTTGCTGGGCGCTGGAGCTGGACGTGGCTATTCCAGTATATGAGTTATCCACAGATTTTAAATTCTATAGTTTCCTATGCAACAAAAAAACCTAGATACGATTATCTCGTATCTAGGTTAACTTGCCTGGCGACGTCCTACTCTTGCAGGGGCAAAGCCCCAACTACCATCAGCGCTGGAGAGCTTAACTTCTGTGTTCGGCATGGGAACAGGTGTGACCTCTCCGCTATTACCACCAGACCTGATGTCATTCTGTGTTATTCACTGGATGTGAACATTTTACAGAACTTCCTTATGATAAGGACAAGTTTTATTATATGCATTTTAGACAAAAAATGCAAGGGTTTTTGTCCATTTATACCCTAAAAACTAAATAAGAGTATCATCAACGCCGATCAAATAAGAAATTAGTTAAGTCCTCGATCGATTAGTATTCGTCAGCTGCACGTGTCGCCACGCTTCCACCTCGAACCTATCTACCTCATCGTCTCTGAGGGATCTTACTCACTTAAAGTGATGGGAAGTATCATCTTGAGGGGGGCTTCATGCTTAGATGCTTTCAGCACTTATCCTTGCCATACGTAGCTACCCAGCCATGCTCCTGGCGGAACAACTGGTACACCAGCGGTATGTCCATCCCGGTCCTCTCGTACTAAGGACAGCTCCTCTCAAACTTCCAACGCCCACGACGGATAGGGACCGAACTGTCTCACGACGTTCTGAACCCAGCTCGCGTACCGCTTTAATGGGCGAACAGCCCAACCCTTGGGACCGACTACAGCCCCAGGATGCGATGAGCCGACATCGAGGTGCCAAACCTCCCCGTCGATGTGAACTCTTGGGGGAGATAAGCCTGTTATCCCCGGGGTAGCTTTTATCCGTTGAGCGATGGCCCTTCCATGCGGTACCACCGGATCACTAAGCCCGACTTTCGTCCCTGCTCGACTTGTAGGTCTCGCAGTCAAGCTCCCTTGTGCCTTTACACGCTACGAATGATTTCCAACCATTCTGAGGGAACCTTTGGGCGCCTCCGTTACTTTTTAGGAGGCGACCGCCCCAGTCAAACTGCCCGCCTGAAACTGTCTCC
Proteins encoded:
- a CDS encoding phosphotransferase family protein → MVNWFENVLGKGWEVTPAGGLTGDAYFAKKKDKRLFLKRNSSPFLAVLSAEGIVPKLVWTKRMENGDVITAQEWMEGRELKPFEMQHHQVADILRKIHHSSELLHMLMRLGKKPVTSDDSFYEIKERIYSTELLKTYDDIQIALTYLERLLPTTREQRQVVCHGDLNHNNLLLTNKGHLYLIDWDNAIIADPVTDFGMVMKSYIPNKDWNEWLKKYGADNDEHLIERMYWYLLLDALHYFSWHSERNENEKKLERLKNIQELNAYIGSSILD
- a CDS encoding pseudouridine synthase, with product MRLDKLLANTGHGSRKDVKTMLKKKQVTVNDSVVKDGSIHIEQNVDTIKVQDRVVFYQKYIYLMMNKPQGVISATVDDREKTVIDLLKSELHHFKAFPVGRLDKDTEGLLLITNDGELTHQLVSPKKNIEKVYFAKINGFVTDEDIDQFAEGITLGDGYKAKPAKLTILKSDTVSEIEVTITEGKYHQVKRMFESVNKKVMYLKRLSMGEIFLDDTIKTGTYRELTEQELDYCLSLKK
- a CDS encoding putative polysaccharide biosynthesis protein, which codes for MSNMVRGAMMLTIASFLSKFLGMIYVIPFNALVGETGGVLYSFAYTPYNIILSLSTIGVPLAVSKFVSKYNAMGDYETGRRMFKAGISLLMVSGFLAFLVLFFSAEWLAGNYITDEDAGSIAVEDVTFVIRMVSFALIIIPAMSIVRGFFQGYQSMGPTAVSQVVEQVVRIVFLLTAAFIVMIVLDGEVSTAVGFATFAAFIGGGASALVLWGYWRKRKPGLDKRLQQQTYTNEIPRKDLFIELFSYAGPFIIVGLATSLYQLVDQFTFERAMVARGEGNIWEIAFAVINFYGHKLVIIPVTLATGLSLAIIPALTKIFTQKNHEELYEQINQAFQIVLVLVIPAVVGLSFLSEEAYGALYGLGNIEITGNLLGWYAPVGLLFALFTVSSAVLQGINEQKYAVISLTGGLLVKILLNIQLIHMFGAKGAIFGTALAVGTAVTLNLLRIKSKIQFSFRKLIKRTMLIAIFVSIMCLVIWVVMAVFGMFLPYETERWATILMLVLGVGSGGAVYLWLAYESTLLERTLGNRVRVLDKIFRR
- a CDS encoding YtzH-like family protein — its product is MALNVNSQLTLLHDILDEQTADSNGQVSEYQQIKRLVQKMTANNSITDEQLLQLLPEIYNYGRQGEIAQNSPEHITTNRQNIENWLHAIQNSNLE
- a CDS encoding NERD domain-containing protein; protein product: MAQLIKLQDYISRYEWDAYRYPTQYIRLKQDNWKKLHHNWSNPEKVTQEKEELPETKTSGFFKLKNYFKKEEPVEEVKHDDDHSSLDTEAKLKQYFLDKLLHFQLKWATSTVSERSFMNTYYYEDPILKYFLQRFPDTYLIMYEPIFTIKNASVDSDIILISPIGIEIIHLVEEHSNAVVIAGDERAWLIDTGKHQTRILNPLIALKRTEKLIKSILHFEENDFPIQKTILSRTNKIVYSSEPFHTQIVDKHHYETWFREKRNLSSPLKSRQLKITEILLRHCQTISVKRPEWEEDIYPTIGNEG
- a CDS encoding diacylglycerol/lipid kinase family protein; its protein translation is MYIFIVNPEAGKGRSRRIFSRIKKHTLYQEIESSYYYTKYVGHAEEIAQRITKREDIVVTSIIVIGGDGTMHEVMNGIKNRNIPVSFIPGGSGNDFARGSAIKGNALEILQQIINAQNGHPYWLGNFKIDNRKKRFFINSLGFGFDAQVARMASKSKLKGFFDRFHIGTVNYIIALLKVLLTFKPIDLELEVNGKKRTITKCWMVTIANHPYYGGGMKIIPGAKIQPAVFPVLVLHSISKWKVLALFLSVFNGKHINFKEIELMNATHLKIISNEQLYYQVDGQTGTCQTSEISKQSDEIRIFGKAVRKAGA
- the thpR gene encoding RNA 2',3'-cyclic phosphodiesterase, whose amino-acid sequence is MSKNPHYFIAIRLPGSLKENLSKWQHELKKDVSFKQWPHFEDLHITLKFLGEVDDTKLRQLKEELKTIEDEQAFSIAVGGIGVFGNPKKPRVLWAGVDKTKSLAHLQEYVEACTMKVGFNKENRPYRPHITLAKKWSGETVTTIPEALKERFSNKKQIEVEEVVLYQIHPGSTVKYEMIARYRLKRGEMNGSVN
- a CDS encoding BaiN/RdsA family NAD(P)/FAD-dependent oxidoreductase, whose product is MSYDVIVIGGGPSGLMAAIAAAEHGSKTMLIEKGKKLGKKLAISGGGRCNVTNRLPQEEIIRHIPGNGKFLYSPFSVFNNYDIIDFFENMGVGLKEEDHGRMFPESNSAKTVVNALINQLDERNVEQHLNTTVETVNYGEKEHIITLASQEKITTKSIVIAVGGKAVPHTGSTGDGYAWAQKAGHTVTELYPTEVALTSSESFIKNKSLQGLSLRDVSLTVLNKKSKPIITHQMDMIFTHFGISGPAVLRCSQFVVKELMKGQKQVPIVLDSLPDKTVENLNKEILEQMDQSPKKAIKNILKGMVPERFLEYILSINKISEEQKAATISKEAIRSIVHNMKQFSFYVHGSLSLDKAFVTGGGISIKEVIPNTMQSKLMHGLYFSGEILDIHGYTGGYNITSALVTGRLAGMNAAKEVVAYNGI
- a CDS encoding YtnP family quorum-quenching lactonase; translated protein: MEKLQVGRASLTWLNGGDNFLDGGAMFGVVPKALWSKKYPYNEKNQIELRTDPILLQLDGKNFLIDSGMGNDKLTDKQLRNFGVREQSSIEKSLEEVGLTVNDIDSVLMTHLHFDHACGLTKKSGDTYASVFEHATIHTSAVEWNEMRNPNIRSKSTYWKMNWEPLVDQVKPFDSEVEIADGLKMIHTGGHSDGHCILVFEDGDHCFIHMADIMPTHAHQNKLWALAYDDYPVTSVHEKEKWMDFGYQRKAWYTFYHDAYYRALKFDESGEKIEEVERKR
- the trmB gene encoding tRNA (guanosine(46)-N7)-methyltransferase TrmB — its product is MRQRYKPWADDFLENNNHIVLGSPYENKGDWKSIFGNDNPVHIEIGTGKGQFIVGMAKQFPNINFVGIELEKSVIVTAAQKVLDSGLDNIALLNENAENIQEIFADNEVATIYLNFSDPWPKNRHEKRRLTFHTFLKQYQAILEPTGEIVFKTDNKGLFEYSLVSFSKFGLIVEEVRLDLHEYEDPLNVMTEYEEKFSAKGQPIYRCRASFSMERDEGN